From the Lactuca sativa cultivar Salinas chromosome 9, Lsat_Salinas_v11, whole genome shotgun sequence genome, the window caaaacatagtgtGATTATGCTCATGTATAATTGTATAGTTTGGTGTAAAACTTGTTTGTTGTGTATATAATATAAATTTCTTTTATGATGGAACTTTTATGAAGTGTACTCTTTTGATTTGGAATTATAAAATGGTGTATAATAGGTGAACTTAGAAAATTGGAGCAATTAGACCTTGCAACTATTTCTTCGCATAACAAATAAACCGAAAATTGGAGTCCATGCTTTGACCTTATGATGTCGGATTTTATGCACGACGACAACCAATTCAACCACCCAAATGCACGGCGGAGAATCTGCAATGTCTGCGAAAGGCCGGCGACCGTGTGTCTATGTGACTCAATTCCGGCTGAACCATTCTCCACGAGCACGCAAATCATAATCCTGCAACATCCACACGAACGGCGCCACCCACTCGCTACAGTGCCGGTGCTTAACAAATGCCTCCGCAGCTGCCAAACCCTAATTGGCCGTCGATTACGACGGGGTGGGTCGGCTCTTCTTGACTCTCTCCATGATGCTGCCACCGAAGAAAACCCTAAACAATGTCTACATGTGGCTTTTCTCTTTCCTGGTATGATTCTGACTTTGCTAGATACTTTGTTTATATTCTGCTAATGGTGTTCTTGTTAATATAATTCATGAAAAAGATGCTCTGGAAATGAATTTGTCTGGGTATCACCAACAATGAGGAATTCAACCTTTTCATTGCGGATTACTTTGATTCGACAAAACACACTCCAATGTTGAAAATCGATAAACAATAAAACTCAATTCCATTAGATAATTCATGGTAATCAAATTCAGGACACCTTGTGAGGGCTTCTGGAATTCAAGTGAATGTAGTCTTGTCCTGCATTGTTTTACAGGTACAGACTGCTGAGTGCTGACCTGTTTCACTTTATAGGTACGGATCTTACTCCTTCGATGGAGATTAACCAGTGGAAGTCTTCATTTGGGgatgatgattcaaacaaattTGTTCTGATTGCTTTTGATGGGACATGGAAGCACGCAAAGGAGATGGTATGCTCTAGCTTTCCATTTTTGTCAAAGTTTGCAACTCAAGTATGTTTGAATTATGATGTTAATGTTGATGGCGGAACAATATACAACTCTGAGTTAATACTCAGGAAGGAACCTTTTGGTGGTTGCATGAGTACAATGGAGGCGGTTGCACGGTGTTTACGAGTTCTTGAACCAAATGGGGTAGATATTGAGTCTAAGTTGATTAGTGTTTTGAGAACAATGGTCAGTTTTCAGGCTTCCTTCTTAAAACCCTTAAAGCCAAGGCCCAAGTTGTTGAAAACACGTAAAGATGATGAGAAAAAGATAAGTTGAGAAATTAACTGTTGGGGTGATTATATTTGTATTGTCATATCCATTATTATCTATTGACATAATGTTCAATCTCTCCATTGATATCGCAATTCATCAACTCTTGTGTCATGAAAATTCTATGGATTTTGCATTCCGAATCATGCTAAAGTAAGGCGAGAAATAGAAACACGCGAGCTGATTTTTTACTCCTTTTGACCTAATTAAAAGTTTGATTTTCAAGAAACACGTTAAATTGTAAACAGTGAGCCAATATTTGACATATCAAGATTCCCAGTGACAGAGTTCAAGAGTTTTGCTCACCCACAGACGACTGCAAGTTTCTCAGAAGCATCAATAACAGTATTTGTTGGCATAAAATGACCACAGCAATGGCATTCTATTTTTTTTGGCTTTTTAAGTATGGTAATGTAATGTTAGAAACTGCTTCAATGATTCTACAACTTCGTTTGTGATTTGATAAATTGAAATTATAATCATGTTATCATGTCTGATGCCTGCCTCTCTCTGCCTGCACCTGTTTCATTTTTGCTTCCATGGGTGTTCTTACTCAAACACAAAGCAAACAGAAGCACTATCAATTTCTAAGGCAAATGGTATTACTCAGTCATATAAGATAGATTATGATGGGACCTTCACTCTATCTGTTGTTTCACAATGTGAAACTTATTGAATTTACATTAAATTTTGGTGAATCAGAATCTTGAAACTATAGAATACAATGAGAGTAGTCCCCATGAACGATCAaaatgtttacagttttgggGAAAAGGAAACAGATGACAAGGTTATAAATATCAATCACATAACTATAAATTACCGATCAACGCCCTCAATCTTATCTTCGACCTCTGAGTACAACTGCTTTAGCTTCTCAATATTATCCTCCGTAGTGTCCCAGTAGCCTCTCCCATTGGCCTCCAAGAAGGTCTGCACCAACTTCCTGAAGGAGTTAGGGTTTGTGTTCATGAGCCTGTTCAACATCTCCTCATCTTGAATGAAGGTGGTGTTAGCCTCTTCATACACCCAGTTATCCACCTGCCCAGAAGTCGCACTCCACCCCACCGTGTTGGTGAGCCGCTTCTCAATCTCACGAACACCCTCATAACCACTCGACAGCATCCCTTCGTACCATTTCGGGTTCAACAGCTTTGTCCTTGCGTCCAAACGGACCGTCTCTGAGAGGGTCCGCACCTGAGCGTTAGCCGTGGTGGTGTCTGCAATGTACGCGTTTGGTTTCTTCCCGTCCTTCCGTAGGCTCCCAACAAGGTTGGTGGGGTCGGAGTCAAAGTAATGACTGACATCTGTCAGAGATATCTCAGATGAGTCCAGGTTTTGGAATGTTGCTTCGGCCGTACTCAATGCCATCTCAAACACTTTTCGTTTCTCTTCCATTCCAGCACCAGGAGTGTCGCTGTCAAATGCAAACGACTTTCTGCTCAAATACATGTCTTGAAGCTGCTTCTcatcattccatgatgagttctCAACTGCAAGATTTACATTTGATGAGTAGGATCCGGATGCATTTGAGAAGATACGAGTCGCAGCTTCTCTCACATCCACCCCAAGAGCCTCCGCCTGTTCCAGTGCGTGTTTCCGTACATAGTTTTGGTCCAGCGGCTCATCCAGCTCAGCCACCATCTTCACCGCCCTGTCCAGCAGGTTCATCTGTAACAATAAATACTGTCAGAGAAAAACCTGGAAAATTGAAAAAAAGCATTTAACAAAGAAATCGATTCGGTACCTGATTGATGAACAGATCCCTGAAGACTCCCGAGCAGTTGACAACGACATCAATTCTTGGCCTTCCGAGCTCTTCAAGACTCACAGGCTCCACCCGGTTGACTCGTCCCAGTGAGTCT encodes:
- the LOC111879489 gene encoding uncharacterized protein LOC111879489 isoform X2 gives rise to the protein MMSDFMHDDNQFNHPNARRRICNVCERPATVCLCDSIPAEPFSTSTQIIILQHPHERRHPLATVPVLNKCLRSCQTLIGRRLRRGGSALLDSLHDAATEENPKQCLHVAFLFPGTDLTPSMEINQWKSSFGDDDSNKFVLIAFDGTWKHAKEMEGTFWWLHEYNGGGCTVFTSS
- the LOC111879489 gene encoding uncharacterized protein LOC111879489 isoform X1 — protein: MMSDFMHDDNQFNHPNARRRICNVCERPATVCLCDSIPAEPFSTSTQIIILQHPHERRHPLATVPVLNKCLRSCQTLIGRRLRRGGSALLDSLHDAATEENPKQCLHVAFLFPGTDLTPSMEINQWKSSFGDDDSNKFVLIAFDGTWKHAKEMVCSSFPFLSKFATQVCLNYDVNVDGGTIYNSELILRKEPFGGCMSTMEAVARCLRVLEPNGVDIESKLISVLRTMVSFQASFLKPLKPRPKLLKTRKDDEKKIS